The sequence below is a genomic window from Brevibacillus laterosporus.
GACGTGCGGGATGTGAAACACCTAACGGGTAAAAGTTACCGTAGTTCTTCCGACATTCTATCTATTCAACATCACATCTACCTTGTATGAGTATTTGAACAGATCTATTTTTAAAGTGCTAATATTCATCCCAATATGTTGAGCCTTCAATTGCTGATTTAATCAATGTTATAAAAAAAAAGAAACAATATAGTTGCATAGGTTATTCTGTTATGATATCATTTGAAATCGTTGCGCTGTAGACGTCGTTTCATTTAGAAAATGAATTAGTTTTTAATCATACTAAAAAACTTTTTAAAAAGTGTTGACTTCTAAACAGCCGATATGCTATATTATAAAAGTACCACCGAGGAACACGAAACAAGAGGTTAACGGTGAGTGCTGAAATGATCTTTGAAAACTGAACAGTAAAATGTTTGATAGAAACACTAGCCAAGCAAGTTTTGAAGCTTTGATCAAGAACTACTTTAATGGAGAGTTTGATCCTGGCTCAGGACGAACGCTGGCGGCGTGCCTAATACATGCAAGTCGAGCGAGGGTCTTCGGACCCTAGCGGCGGACGGGTGAGTAACACGTAGGCAACCTGCCTGTAAGACTGGGATAACATAGGGAAACTTATGCTAATACCGGATAGGGTTTTGCTTCTCCTGAAGCGAAACGGAAAGATGGCGCAAGCTATCACTTACAGATGGGCCTGCGGCGCATTAGCTAGTTGGTGAGGTAATGGCTCACCAAGGCGACGATGCGTAGCCGACCTGAGAGGGTGACCGGCCACACTGGGACTGAGACACGGCCCAGACTCCTACGGGAGGCAGCAGTAGGGAATTTTCCACAATGGACGAAAGTCTGATGGAGCAACGCCGCGTGAACGATGAAGGCTTTCGGGTCGTAAAGTTCTGTTGTTAGGGAAGAAACAGTGCCATTTAAATAAGGTGGCACCTTGACGGTACCTAACGAGAAAGCCACGGCTAACTACGTGCCAGCAGCCGCGGTAATACGTAGGTGGCAAGCGTTGTCCGGAATTATTGGGCGTAAAGCGCGCGCAGGTGGCTATGTAAGTCTGATGTTAAAGCCCGAGGCTCAACCTCGGTTCGCATTGGAAACTGTGTAGCTTGAGTGCAGGAGAGGAAAGTGGTATTCCACGTGTAGCGGTGAAATGCGTAGAGATGTGGAGGAACACCAGTGGCGAAGGCGACTTTCTGGCCTGTAACTGACACTGAGGCGCGAAAGCGTGGGGAGCAAACAGGATTAGATACCCTGGTAGTCCACGCCGTAAACGATGAGTGCTAGGTGTTAGGGGTTTCAATACCCTTAGTGCCGCAGCTAACGCAATAAGCACTCCGCCTGGGGAGTACGCTCGCAAGAGTGAAACTCAAAGGAATTGACGGGGGCCCGCACAAGCGGTGGAGCATGTGGTTTAATTCGAAGCAACGCGAAGAACCTTACCAGGTCTTGACATCCCACTGACCGCTCTAGAGATAGAGCTTCCCTTCGGGGCAGTGGTGACAGGTGGTGCATGGTTGTCGTCAGCTCGTGTCGTGAGATGTTGGGTTAAGTCCCGCAACGAGCGCAACCCTTATCTTTAGTTGCCAGCATTCAGTTGGGCACTCTAGAGAGACTGCCGTCGACAAGACGGAGGAAGGCGGGGATGACGTCAAATCATCATGCCCCTTATGACCTGGGCTACACACGTGCTACAATGGTTGGTACAACGGGATGCTACTTCGCGAGAAGATGCTAATCTCTTAAAACCAATCTCAGTTCGGATTGTAGGCTGCAACTCGCCTACATGAAGTCGGAATCGCTAGTAATCGCGGATCAGCATGCCGCGGTGAATACGTTCCCGGGCCTTGTACACACCGCCCGTCACACCACGGGAGTTTGCAACACCCGAAGTCGGTGAGGTAACCGCAAGGAGCCAGCCGCCGAAGGTGGGGTAGATAACTGGGGTGAAGTCGTAACAAGGTATCCGTACCGGAAGGTGCGGATGGATCACCTCCTTTCTATGGAGACTTCCGATATCTCTTTGAGATATACGGTAGCAAATCGGCTAGCAAACAACTTTACTGTTCAGTTTTGAGAGAGCATTCTCTCAATGTCTGGTGATGATGGCAGAGGGGTCACACACGTTCCCATTCCGAACACGACCGTTAAGCCCTCTAGCGCCGATGGTACTTGCTCATTCGAGCCGGGAGAGTAGGACGTTGCCAGGCCGGTAACCTTATAGGTTACTGTAACTAATTCTATAGCCAATGAAGTAGTAAACGTCTCGACGTTTGCTATAAAAACTTCAATACCGACCGCTTGCGGTCAACAATTGGCGTAGACAATTGTTCTTTGAAAACTGGATAATGATTGAAAGCATACAAGGCAAACGTTCTTACTTTTAGTAGGAACATGCAACAACATTAGTGTCGATCGAAAGATCAAACCTTTAACTGTGGTTAAGTTAATAAGGGCACACGGTGGATGCCTTGGCGTTAGGAGCCGAAGAAGGACGCAGCGAACTGCGATAAGCCTCGGGGAGTGGTAAGCACACTTTGATCCGGGGATTTCCGAATGGGGGAACCCACCATCTGTAATGGGATGGTATCCTTCACTGAATACATAGGTGATGAGAAGGCAGACCCGGTGAACTGAAACATCTAAGTAGCCGGAGGAAGAGAAAACAATAGTGATTCCGTCAGTAGTGGCGAGCGAACGCGGAAGAGCCTAAACCGTAGGATTTATCCTACGGGGTTGTGGGGCGTTTCATATAGGAGTTACAAAGGACAGATGTAGGTGAACAGTTTGGGAAGACTGACCAAAGAGCGTGATAGTCGCGTAACCCAAACATCTGTCCCTCCGAGACCAACCCCGAGTAGCGCGGGACACGAGAAATCCCGTGTGAATCTGGCAGGACCATCTGCTAAGGCTAAATACTACCTAACGACCGATAGTGAACCAGTACCGTGAGGGAAAGGTGAAAAGCACCCCGGGAGGGGAGTGAAATAGTACCTGAAACCGTGTGCTTACAAATAGTCGGAGCACTTTCTATGTGTGACGGCGTGCCTTTTGTAGAATGAACCGGCGAGTTACGATAGCGTGCGAGGTTAAGTCGAAGAGACGGAGCCGCAGCGAAAGCGAGTCTGAATAGGGCGAAAGTACGTTGTCGTAGACCCGAAACCGTGTGATCTAGCCATGTCCAGGGTGAAGGTAGGGTAACACCTACTGGAGGCCCGAACCCACGCACGTTGAAAAGTGCGGGGATGAGGTGTGGCTAGCGGTGAAATTCCAATCGAACTCGGAGATAGCTGGTTCTCCCCGAAATAGCTTTAGGGCTAGCCTCGGATTTAGAGTCTTGGAGGTAGAGCACTGATTGGACTAGGGGCCCTCATCGGGTTACCGAATTCAGTCAAACTCCGAATGCCAAGTACTTATATCCGGGAGTCAGACGGTGAGTGCTAAGATCCATCGTCAAAAGGGAAACAGCCCAGACCATCAGCTAAGGCCCCCAAGTGTATGTTAAGTGGGAAACGATGTGGAGTTGCCCAGACAACCAGGATGTTGGCTTAGAAGCAGCCACCATTTAAAGAGTGCGTAATAGCTCACTGGTCGAGTGACTCTGCGCGGAAAATGTAACGGGGCTAAACATACCGCCGAAGCTATGGCAGTCCTTATGGACTGGGTAGGGGAGCGTTCCAAGCAGCAGTGAAGCCGTATCGTAAGGAGCGGTGGAGCGCTTGGAAGTGAGAATGCCGGTGTAAGTAGCGAAAAGACAAGTGAGAATCTTGTCCACCGAAAGCCTAAGGTTTCCTGGGGAAGGCTCGTCCTCCCAGGGTTAGTCGGGACCTAAGCTGAGGCCGAAAGGCGTAGGCGATGGACAACTGGTTGATATTCCAGTACCACCTCTGTTCCGCTTGAGCAATGGCGTGACGCAGGAGGATAGGGTGAGCGGCCTATTGGATGGCCGTCTAAGCAGTAAGTGTGGTGTGTAGGCAAATCCGCACACCAGTAAGCACAAGCTGTGATGGCGAGGGAAATTATAGTACCGAAGTCCCTGATTTCACACTGCCAAGAAAAGCGTCTAGCGAGGAACAAGGTGCCCGTACCGCAAACCGACACAGGTAGGCGAGGAGAGAATCCTAAGGTGCGCGGGATAACTCTTGCTAAGGAACTCGGCAAAATGGCCCCGTAACTTCGGGAGAAGGGGCGCCTCGGTAGGGTTTATAGCCCGAGGAGGCCGCAGTGAAAAGGCCCAAGCGACTGTTTAGCAAAAACACAGGTCTCTGCGAAGCCGCAAGGCGAAGTATAGGGGCTGACGCCTGCCCGGTGCTGGAAGGTTAAGGGGATGGGTTAGCGCAAGCGAAGCTTTGAACCGAAGCCCCAGTAAACGGCGGCCGTAACTATAACGGTCCTAAGGTAGCGAAATTCCTTGTCGGGTAAGTTCCGACCCGCACGAAAGGCGTAACGACTTGGGCGCTGTCTCGGCAAGAGACCCGGTGAAATCATAATACCTGTGAAGATGCAGGTTACCCGCGACAAGACGGAAAGACCCCATGGAGCTTTACTGTAGCCTGGTATTGAAACTTTGTGCATCATGTACAGAATAGGTGGGAAGCTGTGAAGCGAGGGCGCCAGCCTTCGTGGAGCTGTCGTTGGGATACCACCCTTGATGTACGGAGTTTCTAACTTGCCGCCCTTATCGGGTGGAAGGACCATGCCAGGTGGGCAGTTTGACTGGGGCGGTCGCCTCCTAAAGAGTAACGGAGGCGCCCAAAGGTTCCCTCAGAATGGTCGGAAATCATTCGTAGAGTGTAAAGGCACAAGGGAGCTTGACTGCGAGACCTACAAGTCGAGCAGGGACGAAAGTCGGGCTTAGTGATCCGGTGGTTCCGCATGGAAGGGCCATCGCTCAACGGATAAAAGCTACCCTGGGGATAACAGGCTTATCTCCCCCAAGAGTCCACATCGACGGGGAGGTTTGGCACCTCGATGTCGGCTCATCGCATCCTGGGGCTGAAGTAGGTCCCAAGGGTTGGGCTGTTCGCCCATTAAAGCGGTACGCGAGCTGGGTTCAGAACGTCGTGAGACAGTTCGGTCCCTATCTGTCGCGGGCGTAGGAAGTTTGAGGAGAGCTGTCCTTAGTACGAGAGGACCGGGATGGACGCACCCCTGGTGCACCAGTTGTCACGCCAGTGGCACAGCTGGGTAGCTATGTGCGGACGGGATAAGCGCTGAAAGCATCTAAGCGTGAAGCCCCCTTCAAGATGAGACTTCCCATAGCGCAAGCTAGTAAGACCCCTCATAGACGATGAGGTTGATAGGTTCGGTGTGGAAGTGCAGTAATGCATGGAGCTGACGAATACTAATCGGTCGAGGACTTATCCACATTGCCTGTATGCTGAAATCATTATCCAGTTTTGAAAGAATAATATGGCGGTGTAGCTCAGCTGGCTAGAGCGCTCGGTTCATACCCGAAAGGTCGGGGGTTCGACTCCCTCCGCCGCTACCATTATAATTATATGGCCCGTTGGTGAAGCGGTTTAACACAGCAGCCTTTCACGCTGTCATACAGGGGTTCGAATCCCCTACGGGTCACCATATATATTTGGAGGATTAGCTCAGCTGGGAGAGCATCTGCCTTACAAGCAGAGGGTCGGCGGTTCGATCCCGTCATCCTCCACCATTTATATTTTCATATTATCGCGGGGTGGAGCAGTTCGGTAGCTCGTCGGGCTCATAACCCGAAGGTCGCAGGTTCAAATCCTGTCCCCGCAACCAAAATTTTGGAGCTGTGGTGAAGTTGGAGTTCACGCCGGTCTGTCACACCGGAGGTCGCGGGTTCGAGTCCCGTCAGCTCCGCCATTTTTAATTAAATAGGCTGTTGGTTATATTAAAATGCCGGTGTAGCTCAATTGGTAGAGCACCTGACTTGTAATCAGGGGGTTGTGGGTTCAAGTCCTATCGCCGGCACCATTTTTTTATTGGGGTATAGCCAAGCGGTAAGGCAACGGACTTTGACTCCGTCACTCCCAGGTTCAAATCCTGGTACCCCAGCCATTAGCATGAGCCATTAGCTCAGTTGGTAGAGCATCTGACTTTTAATCAGAGGGTCGAAGGTTCGAGTCCTTCATGGCTCACCACTTTTTTTGTGTTTAGTGGTCATCAGAGAATTGATAAATGCGATAGATTCAGATTTTAGTGGTAGTAGTATTTCGGAGCTCAAGTCCTCTTGATCGCACAAAACATGTGCGGACGTAGCTCAATTGGTAGAGCGTCGCCTTGCCAAGGCGAAGGTCGCGGGTTCGAGCCCCGTCGTCCGCTCCAAATAGATTTTTTATATTTTGTGCCCTTAGCTCAGCCGGATAGAGCGTTTGACTACGAATCAAAAGGTCGGGAGTTCGAATCTCTCAGGGCACGCCATTATGCGGGTGTAGTTCAATGGTAGAACTCCAGCCTTCCAAGCTGGTCGCGTGGGTTCGATTCCCATCACCCGCTCCATATTTTTTAAAAAGGTAGAGCAAAAGCTCTATCTTTTTTGTGTTTTGAAACCTTTTTATAGGAAGTACGTCCTTTATAATAAGACTAACCAAAAGGAGGCTGTTAATTCTTTATGAATCAGACAGAACCTCGCTCCAGATGGAAGAGAACAATTAAGGATTGGCTTACTTCCATCATAACAGTATTTATCGTTACATTTGCTTTGTACACGTGGCTGGGAGCGCCCTATGTTGTGTATGGAGAATCCATGCAAAGCACTTTGCATAATAATGAGAAAGTAGTTGTAAATAAGGCGGTTTATCGTTTGCATGAACCACAACGAGGAGAGATTATTGTTTTTCATGCAAATCAAAAGGAGGATTATATAAAACGTGTAATTGGAATAGCAGGCGATCAGGTAGAAATGCGTAATGATCAGCTATATATTAATGGACAGCTTGTAGAAGAGCCTTATTTAAATGAGCAAAAGACCAAAGCCCATGCAGAGGGCACAAAGGTAACGGAGGATTTTTCTCCAGTTACGGTTGAGGCAGGTCAGATTTTTGTAATGGGAGACAATAGGCAAAATAGTAAGGATAGTAGAATGATTGGCCCTGTGTCCATTAAAGAGGTCGTTGGTAGAGCTGATTTCGTTTACTGGCCACTTTCAAACTTGCGATCACCATAATGTGACAACTATAAGCGTAATGAGTGAAGAGTTCTATTGCTATGAAAGGCATTAGGACTTTTTTCTTTTGTCTATGAAAGTGACATGGAGTCCTTATTTATAATATTTTTATTCAAAAAATTGACTCTACATGCTGATAAAGCGCTTCCTCTATAATAAGAGTAGGAAAAAGTTGTTGATCATCAATAACAGTCAGGAGGATGCGCTTGAACTATCGATGGCTAAAATTAACGAGCATCTTGCTACCTACCATTATGATAGGTGGTTTTGAATATGCGCGGCACCAATTTTTGTTACCGTACTTTACGATGGATGAAGGGAACGTCATTATTACAATTATGACCTTGGTTCTGTCATTTATTTTTGCCACCTGGGTTTTTGGAAAAATCAAAAGAATGAGTGAGAGATTGGCAAAAGAAGGAGCTAAGCATGCCGTGTATGAAGAGCGGGAACGTTTAGCCCAAGAGTTACATGATAATATTGCCCAAGCGATCTTCTTTCTCAACGTAAAACTAAACCAGGAACAGCTTGGAGAAGCAAAGGCAACTATTTCTGAAATTGATAACCAACTGAGACAGGCAATTTTTAATCTTCGTTCTCATCCAGAAGAAGGTGTGTTATTGACGGATCGCTTGAGGAAATGGCTACATGAATGGAGTATGATCACAGGTATAGAGGTGAAACAAGAGCTAGAAGGCATGGATGAATATTTTAAGCAGGCAGAACAAGTACATATGTTTAGCATTATTCAGGAATCGTTTACTAATATTCGAAAGCATGCCGATGCGAGTCACACGGAGATCCGATGGCAACTTCAAGGAACAGGCTGGCACCTATTGATTAGAGATAATGGAGTAGGTATCGATTCCGAAACATTAAAACGTGAGAGATACGGTCAGACCATGATGCGAGAGCGAAGCTGGAAATTAGGAGCTAGTTTTGAAATGCGTCCAGGCATACAGGGTGGCACGGAAATTTTGGTAGAGTCATTTAAAGGGGAGAGCGGAAGGTGCAGAAATATCGGGTATTAGTGGTAGATGACCATTTATTAGCTCGTACAGCTATAAAAAGTATGTTAGCAGAGGACTCTTCCTTTGAAATTGTAGGGGAGGCCGAACAAGGGGAAGAGGGAGTACGTCTTTGTAGCCAGCTACAACCAGATGTGGTATTGATGGATATTAGCATGCCTGTCTGCGATGGTTTGGAGGCAACACGACGAATCAAACAAGCCTATCCCCATATAAAAGTGGTTATCTTGAGTGTATCAGATGATGTAGCAGATTTATTTACAGCTGTGCAATTTGGAGCACAAGGATATTTGTTAAAAAATATGAATCCACATGACTGGTTATCATATTTGCGTGCTTTGCTAGAGGATAACAGTGATATTTCTCGTGAGTTGGCTAGTAAGCTTTTCTATAAATTTCGGACGGGTCCCGTAACAGATGAACCTAGCCCAAGTGTATTAACTCCGCGTGAAACTGAAATTTTAAAATATGTATCAAAGGGTGAGACTAATAAACAAATTGCCCAGCGTCTAGTGATTACGGAACACACAGTCAAAAATCATATGAAGAATCTGCTGGAAAAACTCTATTTGGAAAATCGGGTACAGTTAGCCTCCTATGCCCTGCGCCATGGGCTATCTTCAGAAGGTTAGAAAGGCCTACTTTGTAGGGACCCCAAGTGATCACTGTCGTAAGAGAAAGCTGTGTCATATGGAATTGTTGCTAAGTGATTAAAAGAAATACAGGAATTAGGAATCTTTTATCGAATTACTTATAGAAAAGGAATGGGAAGCCAAGGGGGCTCATTTATGTGGAGATTTACCAAAAAGCATTTTGGGTGAAACGCTCAATCAAGAAGCATCCACTTTGGCCCGATCAGGTATTACTCACCCAGCACTTCTTTCCTTATGTCTTACTATACGCAACCAGATTATCTATGACATTGAAAAATCCAAGGAAACTGTATTGCCCCATTCTTTTTGTCTAAATGGCCGGTCTATGAAAATTATTGCATATTTTGAAGGATTACTAGGATCACGATGAGTACTATCAGAGACAAATAGAAGAGTTTTTAGAGATGATCAGCTGTTCGGACACATGTGATATCCATCTATAAAAACCAGCAAAATAGGCTGGTTTTTTCTGCATGTATCCGGGTGACATCTTTCCTTTTTTACTAAATAGAAAGGAGAAAGCAGCATGAGCTCCATTCAAATAGGCAAAATAGTAATTTTGTTAGCCATTCTTGTTCATCTTCTAGGAATTGGTGAACTATTTGGTAAAGAAGTGATGCATACTAGTCAATTACTCACTCTTTGTCTGCTTATCTTAGCCTTTTTTAGTCTAGGCAAAAAAAAGGGAAAACGAAAGCGCAAAAAATCAGCGACGGTCAGAACTCTCTTAGACCGAGCAAAGGATCGATCGTCTGATACAGATGTGTCTTAGACAGTAATAGGGGGAACAAGTGGATTTCCGCTAAGATGGGTTTGGAGAAGTTCTAGATTTGATTGTTGCGGCATAAAGTAGTAAAGAATCTTGTGAAAAGATAGGGGGACACAATGGCTTATCGTTCAAAACGTACGGTGAAGGAACACGTCTATGAGGATACCCTTGTATGGCAGTGTACAGCTTGTAACTGTTGGTCTCGAAAAGAATTTATTATCGTTGAGGACCCACGCTGCCCATTGTGCAACAGCAAGATGGAAGAGGAAATGAAGAATATCCGGATAGAATAAGCATGGAAGCTGGTTGCCACCTTAGCAACTGGCTTTTTGTTTGATAATAGGAATAATTGCTGAAAAGGGGAGAGTAGGATGAAAAGATTTTCATTTGCCGTAACATATGGGAAATGCATTACTCATTACGATAGCCTACACTTGATTATGTCACGAATTGGTAAGCTACCAGCAGATACCTATATGAATTGTGCTTATCTATCTCCTCAGGGTAAAATTGGCTATCATCAGGCTACGTTACCTCAATTGTTGCTAGTACTCAGTGGAGATGGATGGGTGCGCACTGATACATGTGACTATGTTTATGTACAAAGTGGAGATGCTATCTATTGGGAACCTGGAGAATGGCATGAGAGCATTACAGAGTCTGGTATGATGTCGATCATTTTAGAAGCGAAAGACTTGCTTGGAAGAATATCCATGTTGGAGTATACAGAAGAAGGAAATGGCGAAACATAACGAGAATGATCTGAAAAGACAGAATTATATATGCAGGAGGAGACGACTATGTCCATGCAAC
It includes:
- the lepB gene encoding signal peptidase I, with product MNQTEPRSRWKRTIKDWLTSIITVFIVTFALYTWLGAPYVVYGESMQSTLHNNEKVVVNKAVYRLHEPQRGEIIVFHANQKEDYIKRVIGIAGDQVEMRNDQLYINGQLVEEPYLNEQKTKAHAEGTKVTEDFSPVTVEAGQIFVMGDNRQNSKDSRMIGPVSIKEVVGRADFVYWPLSNLRSP
- a CDS encoding sensor histidine kinase gives rise to the protein MNYRWLKLTSILLPTIMIGGFEYARHQFLLPYFTMDEGNVIITIMTLVLSFIFATWVFGKIKRMSERLAKEGAKHAVYEERERLAQELHDNIAQAIFFLNVKLNQEQLGEAKATISEIDNQLRQAIFNLRSHPEEGVLLTDRLRKWLHEWSMITGIEVKQELEGMDEYFKQAEQVHMFSIIQESFTNIRKHADASHTEIRWQLQGTGWHLLIRDNGVGIDSETLKRERYGQTMMRERSWKLGASFEMRPGIQGGTEILVESFKGESGRCRNIGY
- a CDS encoding DNA-binding response regulator; translation: MQKYRVLVVDDHLLARTAIKSMLAEDSSFEIVGEAEQGEEGVRLCSQLQPDVVLMDISMPVCDGLEATRRIKQAYPHIKVVILSVSDDVADLFTAVQFGAQGYLLKNMNPHDWLSYLRALLEDNSDISRELASKLFYKFRTGPVTDEPSPSVLTPRETEILKYVSKGETNKQIAQRLVITEHTVKNHMKNLLEKLYLENRVQLASYALRHGLSSEG
- a CDS encoding cupin; its protein translation is MKRFSFAVTYGKCITHYDSLHLIMSRIGKLPADTYMNCAYLSPQGKIGYHQATLPQLLLVLSGDGWVRTDTCDYVYVQSGDAIYWEPGEWHESITESGMMSIILEAKDLLGRISMLEYTEEGNGET